TTGTCAGAGAATTGTGTTTCAGTTTCAGAAACTTCTAGTGTGGCTGCAGCAGATGTTCAGTGGCATGCTATGGACTAGCATCATCAAGGATCAACAGGTGATATTGTGGGATCCAGGTGGTGCTGAATTCTTATTAAACAGAACTAAATATCAAGACTACTCTGGAGAAAGAAAAGTGGTGCTCCCTGCTTTGTTTTCTATGAGGAGAAAATCGAGGTTTGACAGTGCTGATATCTAGTATCACAAAATCAGCACAAACAACTGATGGTCACTAGAGATGATATACGGTAGCAGCAGGCAAGCTATACTGACCGATGATGACTGCCTTGACACGGTCGAATGGGGTGGCGTTGAGCGCATGGAACACGAGGTGCGGCGGCGGGTACACGGGCAGCGGGCCATGGAGCCCCTCGTGGGCGACGAAGCGGCAGAGCTCGAGCGCGTATGGCTTGCGCAGCTTCCCGTGGAGCGCCTCCGCCCACGTCTCCTCCACGAGGAGCTCCTCAAGCTTCGACGCCGTAGGCCACTCAGCGGATTAGGGGGAGATCCAGGGGATGGTCCTCAGCGGATTAGGGGGGGAGCTTGGCGTCGGGCAGGTCATGGCCATAGGCGGGCAGCGCTCGTCGATGCACGCTGGTTCGGCGGGTAAGGCGCGGCAAGGCACGGATGGCGTGGGTGGTCAGGCGTGCTGGCCCCGGCTTGCGGATGCGGAGAGGGGCTTGCGGATGCAGAGACGGGCGTCGCGGCCTGGGGAACGGCGGTGGATGGGGCGGGGGCGGCGGTTGGGgtcagggagacggtggaggaggcggtggaggggtCAGAGAGGGCAGGCGACGGTGGTGCAGGTGTGGCGGTGcaggcggcgtcggcggcgaaATTGGGCAGCCTGACGGTGGAGGAGCCCGATTTCGCCAAACACTTAGCGCCCACAGCGACGGTCACTGTAATATACCTCAgaggcactgtaggggcggctgaggttataagccgcccctaccgttgaattttttttcaaaattctaaatcaaaatgaattattcacatgtaaataataaataatacagtacaaacttttataatta
Above is a genomic segment from Miscanthus floridulus cultivar M001 chromosome 3, ASM1932011v1, whole genome shotgun sequence containing:
- the LOC136543737 gene encoding uracil-DNA glycosylase, mitochondrial-like produces the protein MTLGCSLNVSRKSSICPTRKGRLITSAAPTVPLRYITVTVAVGAKCLAKSGSSTVRLPNFAADAACTATPAPPSPALSDPSTASSTVSLTPTAAPAPSTAVPQAATPVSASLEELLVEETWAEALHGKLRKPYALELCRFVAHEGLHGPLPVYPPPHLVFHALNATPFDRVKAVIIGQYSLPAATVYHL